In Sinorhizobium arboris LMG 14919, a genomic segment contains:
- a CDS encoding ROK family transcriptional regulator produces MKGNASTSRALNRRLILNLLRNRGPISRAELASVTGLSPAAVTFVVTELMDEALVVEREAVASSNGRRPIPVDINYEAHLALGFKLNRSSIDCVLTDLATSPLATLQSSVTDTSPQGMIEAIREAIPRLLAQARRDEKDIMGIGVSIPGEVDPGNGVCLQSPRFGWRDLPFAEMLAERVHAPVWIDDDVNAFAIAQKLFGAGRNHRNFAALAIGAGIGCSLVLNGDIYHGSNSAAGKLGHITSVPGGELCECGRRGCLMAHAAEPYMIAEWGRRRGAEPTRDDFVASAAAGDEDALEILEKAGSRIGRHLADLVNLFDPELIVVGGEAVQFGDALLDPLKQSMEQFLFFAKPEIQTDWVPSSWARGAAALATQGIFDFERLPSG; encoded by the coding sequence TTGAAAGGGAATGCGAGCACATCGCGCGCGCTGAACAGGCGCCTGATCTTGAATCTGCTGCGCAACCGCGGACCCATATCGAGAGCCGAACTCGCTTCGGTGACGGGTCTCAGTCCCGCAGCCGTCACGTTCGTCGTCACGGAACTGATGGACGAGGCGCTGGTGGTGGAACGGGAGGCGGTCGCGAGCTCAAACGGTCGCCGACCCATACCGGTGGATATCAACTACGAGGCCCATCTGGCATTAGGCTTCAAGCTCAACCGCAGCAGCATCGACTGCGTGCTCACCGACCTGGCCACCTCACCGCTTGCCACGCTGCAGTCATCCGTTACCGACACCAGCCCGCAGGGCATGATCGAGGCAATCCGGGAAGCCATCCCGCGGCTCCTGGCGCAGGCCAGGCGTGACGAGAAGGACATCATGGGGATCGGCGTATCGATCCCAGGCGAAGTGGACCCGGGGAACGGCGTCTGCCTCCAGAGCCCGCGTTTCGGCTGGCGTGATCTTCCCTTCGCGGAAATGCTGGCCGAGCGAGTGCACGCCCCGGTCTGGATAGACGACGACGTCAACGCCTTCGCGATCGCGCAGAAGCTGTTTGGCGCCGGCCGCAACCACCGCAATTTCGCGGCACTCGCAATCGGCGCGGGGATCGGCTGCTCCCTGGTGCTGAATGGCGATATCTACCACGGAAGCAACAGCGCGGCCGGCAAGCTCGGGCACATCACCTCCGTGCCCGGCGGGGAACTCTGCGAATGCGGCCGGCGCGGATGTCTCATGGCGCATGCCGCCGAGCCATACATGATTGCCGAATGGGGGCGCAGGAGGGGTGCCGAGCCAACAAGAGACGACTTCGTCGCCTCCGCCGCCGCCGGCGACGAAGACGCCTTGGAGATTCTGGAAAAAGCGGGATCACGCATCGGCAGACACCTGGCGGACCTGGTGAATCTGTTTGATCCCGAACTGATCGTCGTTGGAGGCGAAGCCGTCCAGTTCGGCGACGCCCTCCTCGACCCCCTCAAGCAATCAATGGAACAGTTCCTGTTCTTCGCCAAACCCGAGATACAGACGGACTGGGTGCCGAGTTCCTGGGCGAGAGGCGCCGCAGCCCTGGCGACACAAGGCATATTCGATTTCGAGCGCCTGCCCAGCGGGTGA
- a CDS encoding ABC transporter substrate-binding protein, producing MASNDIVKLVTRAAASRRQFLIGAGTALAGMTLGAPAFAQSKELTIISNIGNASQREVLQRIASAYEKESGVKVAINNMDHEAHKTAIRSYLVVGAPDICFWFSGNRMKAFVKRELFDDISDLFERENYRNVLGPAAGAVTVDGKQYGLPLGGLLWGLFYRKDVFAEKGWTPPKTMEELLSLGEQAKSAGMIPVSMGTKEMWPAAGWFDHMNLRISGLDKHMALMDGKMSYTDPAMLPVFDKWAELINAGLFSPNGTSFGWEQAAAALAQKKAAMMDLAGFVKYGFPEDQQDQIAFAPFPEIVQGTARYEDFALNSIHVPKNAKNKENARDFLAFFYQPDNLSAFLETESAVPPRNDCPPSKDPLVNAAVESLKTVEGSAQYYDRDTDPDMAQEGLKGFQEFMAKPDRRDQILERLEATRKRIFKA from the coding sequence ATGGCATCCAACGACATCGTCAAGCTTGTCACTCGCGCCGCGGCGTCGCGTCGGCAGTTCCTGATCGGTGCGGGCACTGCGCTCGCGGGAATGACGCTCGGCGCTCCGGCCTTCGCGCAGAGCAAGGAACTGACGATCATCTCCAACATCGGCAACGCCTCGCAGCGTGAGGTGCTTCAGCGGATCGCGAGCGCGTATGAGAAGGAGAGCGGCGTCAAGGTGGCCATCAACAACATGGATCACGAGGCGCACAAGACCGCCATCCGCAGCTACCTCGTCGTCGGAGCGCCGGACATCTGCTTCTGGTTCTCGGGCAACCGCATGAAGGCTTTCGTCAAGCGCGAGCTTTTCGACGACATCTCCGACCTGTTCGAGCGCGAGAACTACAGAAACGTGCTTGGCCCGGCCGCGGGCGCCGTCACGGTCGATGGGAAACAGTATGGTTTGCCACTCGGCGGCCTGCTCTGGGGGCTCTTCTACCGCAAGGACGTCTTCGCCGAGAAGGGCTGGACGCCGCCCAAGACCATGGAAGAGCTGCTTTCGCTCGGTGAGCAGGCGAAGTCGGCGGGCATGATCCCCGTCAGCATGGGGACCAAGGAAATGTGGCCCGCGGCCGGCTGGTTCGATCACATGAACCTGCGCATCAGCGGCCTCGACAAGCATATGGCGCTGATGGACGGCAAGATGTCCTACACCGACCCCGCGATGCTACCGGTCTTCGACAAGTGGGCGGAGCTGATCAATGCCGGGCTGTTCAGCCCGAACGGAACATCCTTCGGCTGGGAACAGGCGGCCGCCGCGCTTGCCCAGAAGAAGGCCGCCATGATGGATCTCGCAGGCTTCGTCAAATACGGCTTCCCGGAAGACCAGCAGGACCAGATCGCATTCGCACCGTTCCCCGAGATCGTCCAGGGCACGGCGCGTTACGAGGATTTCGCGCTGAATTCGATCCATGTTCCGAAAAACGCCAAGAACAAGGAAAACGCCCGCGATTTCCTGGCCTTCTTCTACCAGCCGGACAACCTCTCAGCATTCCTCGAGACCGAAAGCGCGGTGCCGCCGCGCAATGACTGCCCGCCGAGCAAGGACCCGCTCGTCAATGCGGCGGTCGAGTCCCTGAAGACCGTCGAAGGCTCGGCTCAATACTACGACCGCGACACCGACCCCGACATGGCGCAAGAAGGCCTGAAAGGCTTCCAGGAGTTCATGGCCAAGCCTGACCGGCGCGACCAGATCCTCGAGCGCCTCGAAGCGACGCGCAAGCGCATCTTCAAGGCCTGA